Proteins encoded together in one Astatotilapia calliptera chromosome 7, fAstCal1.2, whole genome shotgun sequence window:
- the tmem60 gene encoding transmembrane protein 60: MKMSLAQRVLLSWIFALIFLILLVLKLDSRIHWNWFLIFLPVWTFDSILILMLIVKMAGRCKPDFDPREGEQSLKSRLWYLTALLLKLAFCLTLCSRMEGHTKVWISVVCIPLWVLLGGALIELGYSVFHYRRD; this comes from the coding sequence ATGAAGATGTCCCTGGCCCAGCGAGTGCTCCTCTCATGGATATTTGCTCTGATCTTCTTGATTCTGCTGGTCCTCAAGCTGGACTCCAGAATCCACTGGAATTGGTTTCTAATCTTCCTCCCTGTTTGGACCTTTGACAGTATCCTCATCCTCATGCTGATAGTGAAGATGGCAGGCCGCTGCAAGCCAGACTTTGACCCCAGGGAGGGTGAGCAGAGCTTGAAGAGCAGGCTGTGGTACCTAACAGCCCTGCTGCTAAAGCTGGCCTTCTGTCTGACTCTGTGCTCCCGCATGGAGGGGCACACAAAAGTGTGGATCAGTGTGGTCTGCATCCCTCTGTGGGTGCTGCTGGGTGGAGCACTGATAGAGCTGGGCTACAGCGTCTTCCACTATAGGAGAGACTGA
- the prr5a gene encoding proline-rich protein 5a → MLDGLRRRHASRPSPRPLSLNFSTFSPPPPSPDLDSSNEHPIRRTLHRLKLMSSPSLSELGKSEKSSPEDRGEKQKRAGANATWNSIHNAVIAVFQKKGLADNELYVLNEGVRHLLKTELGSFFTEYLQNQLLTKGMVILRDKIRFYEGQKLLDSLAETWDFFFCDVLSMLQAIFHPVQGKEPSVRQLALLHFRNTIVLSVKLEDALSRPRARVPPSVTQMLLILQGVHEPRGVTEEYLRLESLIQKVVSPYLGTHGLYSGDDAEAHCNVLEKPWGWSKSADQPSKNPVVRSKSYNVPLLLTPVAEYDPDANSVGSGGIRRHSACEITSCLEEQGLAYADLAPGSELSGSSSNRLCVGSQFNGIVQAGASAMDLPLLSPSILPLHSSGALHGTEATTTMTDLSKGASSTPPSESSSPETIIGQVLESADSGPDGIFIDFPSHSSEVMGLSLSHESRQSTV, encoded by the exons TTCAGCACCTTCTCGCCCCCTCCTCCGAGCCCGGATTTGGACAGCAGCAATGAGCATCCAATCAGGAG GACTCTGCACCGGCTGAAGTTGATGAGCTCTCCCAGCCTCAGTGAGCTGGGGAAGAGTGAGAAAAGTTCGCCGGAGGACCGAGGGGAGAAGCAGAAGAGGGCAGGAGCCAACGCCACCTGGAACAG CATCCATAATGCTGTGATAGCAGTCTTCCAAAAGAAGGGCTTGGCGGATAATGAACTTTACGTTCTTAATGAGGGTGTCCG GCATCTTTTAAAGACTGAGCTGGGGTCCTTCTTCACAGAATACCTTCAG AATCAGCTGCTAACGAAAGGCATGGTCATCCTGCGGGACAAAATAAGATTCTATGAAG GCCAGAAGTTACTTGACTCTCTGGCAGAGACCTGggacttcttcttctgtgatgTTCTCTCAATGCTGCAGGCCATCTTCCACCCGGTTCAG GGTAAGGAGCCTTCTGTCCGACAGCTCGCCCTGCTGCACTTCAGGAACACCATAGTGCTCAGCGTAAAGCTAGAGGACGCCCTGTCTCGCCCGCGGGCCCGTGTGCCTCCCTCTGTTACACAAATGCTGCTCATCCTACAG GGGGTCCATGAGCCGCGTGGTGTGACTGAGGAATACCTGAGGTTGGAGTCACTGATTCAGAAGGTGGTCTCGCCCTATTTGGGCACCCATGGGCTTTACTCTGGAGATGATGCTGAAGCTCACTGCAATGTTCTGG AGAAGCCTTGGGGCTGGTCCAAGTCAGCGGATCAACCGTCTAAAAACCCCGTGGTACGATCAAAGAGCTACAATGTTCCTTTGCTGCTGACCCCAGTGGCTGAGTATGACCCAGATGCCAACTCGGTTGGCAGTGGAGGAATTCGGCGTCACTCGGCCTGTGAGATTACATCGTGCCTGGAGGAGCAAGGACTGGCCTATGCTGACCTGGCCCCAGGATCAGAACTGTCTGGCTCCTCCTCCAACAGACTGTGTGTGGGCTCTCAGTTCAACG GTATAGTACAAGCTGGAGCCAGTGCCATGGACTTGCCTCTGCTGTCTCCCTCCATCCTCCCGCTTCATTCCTCAGGAGCTCTCCATGGCACCGAGGCCACAACAACAATGACTGATCTCAGTAAGGGAGCATCCTCTACGCCGCCCAGTGAATCATCCAGCCCTGAAACCATAATTGGACAAGTGCTAGAGTCTGCAGACTCAGGCCCAGACGGGATATTTATTGATTTCCCATCTCACTCCTCAGAGGTGATGGGGCTCAGCCTCAGCCACGAGAGCAGGCAGAGCACTGTGTAA